In Stanieria sp. NIES-3757, the DNA window AATTCATATTCCTCTGCCACCAAGTAGCCTTCATTTAGTCTTAAATGGCATGATGGGAACTCTTTTGGGTTATTATGCTTTTCCTGCTATTTTAATTGGCTTATTTTTTCAGGCAGTTATGTTTCAACATGGTGGTTTATCTACTTTAGGTGTTAATGCTGCCATGATGGGTATTCCTGCTTTATTGGCTTATCATTTGTTTCAACTAAGAAATCGTATTAATCATAAAAAACAGTTGTGGACGAGAATTTTAGCTGCTTTAGCTGGTGCGGTTTCTTTAGGATTATCAGCTTTAATTTTCGTCGTCATTACAATTACTAATATTTCTCAAGATTTGAATGTACAAACTGAAAAAAACTTAATTTTGTTTTCTTTGGTTGGGTATTTGATTCAAGCTTTATTAGAAGGAATTTTTACGATGATGTTGGTTGTGTTTTTAGATAAAGTTAAACCCGAAATTCTTAAAGGGTGATTGAGTAATGAAGTTAGCTTTAGATCGATATGCTTATTTAAACTCCCCAATTCATCAGTGGCAACAGACCTATAAATTTGTTGGTTTATTAGGATTAATATTTGCTTTTGCTTTTGTTCAAAAAATTATTTTATTACCAGTCATTTTGGTAATTTCTGTAATTATTTATGGTTTGGCTAAATTACCTTTTACTTTTTTGATTTCTAGATTACGTTATCCTGGCTGGTTTATTTTAAGTGTAGTAATTTTATTACCTTTTTTAGCTGGAGATACTGTAATTTGGCAATTAGGATGGTTGGCAATTAAACAAGAAGGATTAAAAGCAACTTTTTTGGTTTCTGTTCGTTTTTTTTGTATCTTGACTGTTAGTTTAGTTTTATTTGGAACCGCACCATTTTTAACTAGTATTAGAGCAATACGCTCTTTGGGACTTCCTCCAATTATGGTAGATATGACTCTATTAGCGTATCGTTATTTAGAACAGTTGGGTGATATGTTAGTAACAATGCAAAGAGCAATCAAGCTAAAAGGATTTGACAATAAAAAATTAAATTATCGTAATTTAAAAATTTTATCTCAATTGACTGGTAGTTTGTTAATTAGAAGTTACGAGCAGTCTCAGCGAGTTTATCAAGCAATGGTTTTACGAGGTTATGGTTATCAAAATAAACCAAAAAATTCTGGAGTAACCATTAAAAATATCACTAGAGATAGATATAGTTTTACTGCTATGATGATATGTTTGGCGTTATCATTATTATTAGTTTTAGCCGAAGTAGTTTTGTCTATTAGTTATTAGAAGTCTGATTTTATTTTATTGCTTCAAGTCGAATGAAAGAACTAACTAAAATTTTTTCCAAAGATCAATTGAATGTTACAGCATTACAAGTTAGTAATTTGTGTTTTAATTATCAGCAGAATTATACAGCTTTAACTGATATTAACTTAAAAATTGGTCTGGGAGAAAGTGTTGGCTTAATTGGAGCTAATGGAGCAGGAAAAACTACTTTATTTTTTAATCTTTGTGGAGTTATGACTCCTAGCTATGGCGAAATAAAATTATTCAATCGCCTAGTAAAACCTGGAGAATTTCGTTCAGAAATTGGTTTAGTTTTTCAAAATCCTGAAGATCAATTATTTTGTCCTACTGTTAGAGATGACATTGCTTTTGGCCCAGAAAATATGGGTTTGTCTCCTCAAGAAGTACAACATCGTGTCGATGAAGCACTGTCTTTAACAGGAGTGAGTCATTTAGCTGATAGAATTCCTTATCAACTTTCTGGTGGTGAAAAATGTATGGTAGCGATCGCATCAGTCTTAGCCATGCGTCCCAAAATTTTACTCTACGATGAACCTAGTGCAAATTTGGATTTACGGGCAAGAAGAAAATTAATCGATTTTTTAAAAACTTCGGCAGAAACGATTATGATATCTTCCCACGATTTAGAATTAATTTTAGAAGTATGCGATCGCGTTATTCTGCTCAATCAAGGGCGTGTTGTAGCTGATGGTGTGCCTGCTAAAATTATGAGCGATCGGGTTTTAATGGAAGCTAATGGGTTAGAAGTACCTCATTCTCTGACTCATGAACGAAAGCAATAAAAAAGTAAACAGAAAATTTGATCTTCATGACTCTTTTAGCTGGAATTGACAAAATTAATGTCTTAATTGTCGGTGCTAGTCGAGGTATCGGCTTGGGTTTTGTGCGTCAGCTATTATTAGAACCTAGAATTACTAAAATTTATGCTACCTATCGCGATCAAGAATCTGCAATTGAATTAATCTCGTTAGTTGAACAATTTGGCGATCGATTAGTTACTCTTGGTTTAGATGTTACTAATGAATCACAAATAGCTACAGCCGTAGCCAAAATTAATTCAGAAATAACTCAACTTCATTTAGTAATTAATTGTGTTGGTATTCTTCACGAAGATAAATTACAACCTGAGAAAAGTCTTAAACAAATTGACCCCGAGCATTTAATCAGATACTTTCAGGTTAATAGTATTGGTTCGGTGTTATTAGCTAAATATTTATTACCTTTGTTGCGACATAAACAACCTAGTATTTTTGCTGCTATTTCTGCCAAAATCGGTAGTATTGGTGATAATCAATTAGGAGGATGGTATGGTTATCGTGCTTCTAAAGCAGCCTTAAATATGTTTATGAAAACAGTAGCCATTGAGTATAGTCGTAGATGCCCTCAAACTATTGTTGTTACTCTTCATCCAGGCACAACCGATACTGAACTTTCTCAACCTTTTCAAAAAAATGTTCCTCCAGAAAAATTGTTTCCTGTAGAAAAAACTGTCAATCAATTATTGGTAGTACTAGCCAAATTGGGTCTCAATGATAGCGGTAAATTTTTTAGTTGGGATGGTAAGGTTTTACCTTGGTAATACTAAAAATATATTTAAAAAATTAAGTAGAGTCGAAACAAAAAAATCCTAATTATAATAAATAAAATTTGTAAATATATATCTTTGGAAAATTAGCCCAAAAGCGATCTCGGCTGCGCCGAGGCACGGAGCGGACAGTTTCGCTGGCGCGTACGCGATCGCTACTTACAAAATTAATCTACTCTTAGAAGAGCTAAACAGATTAAACATAAGCTAGATAATACGAGCGATTTAACAATCTAATTTAAATAACTGATGTTACGCAAAAGCTATAATACTCGAATGGACAAAAAGCTTTTGGAACTATACAGCGATTATATTATCAGCTCGTTTGGACAGATAACAGCGACAGGATTATCAAGAGTATTAGAAGGAAGTATCAGTCACGATAAAATAACTCGTTTCCTGTCGGCTAAAGACTTAGAGTCACGAGAGCTGTGGAAGTTAGTGAAACCAGTGGTCAGGGAGTATGAACAAGAAGATGGTGTGTTGATTGTGGATGACACCATAGAGAAAAAACCTCATACCCAAGAGAATGAGTTAGTGTGCTGGCATCATGACCATCAAGAAAACCGTTCTGTCAAGGGAATTAACATCATCAACTATGTTTATAGTGTCGAAGACATAAGCCTACCAATTGGGTTTGATGTCGTCAAAAAGTCCATAAAATTTTGTGAGGTAAAAACAAAGAAGGAAAAACGAAAAGCAACAGCAACAAAAAATGAATTAACACGAAATCAATTAAAAATTTGCTCCCAGAATCAACTCAAATACAGGTATGTGCTAGCTGATAGTTGGTTTTCCTCGAAGGAAAATATGGCTTTTATCTGTCAGGATTTAGATAAGCACTTGATCATGGCTCTCAAAAGCAATCGTACCGTAGCCTTGAGTGAAGAAAACAAAAAACAGGGTTGTTTTACCAGAATTGATGAACTCAACTGGTCAGAGGATGGCTTAAAGGACTGGACTTTCCTGTTCTCATCTATCGTCAAGTCTTTAAAAACCAAGATGGCAGTACTGGTATTTTGTATTTGGCTTGTAGTGATTTAAACTGTAATGTCCCTCAAATAGAAGCAATCTACCAAAAACGGTGGAACGTGGAAGTCTTTCATAAAACGCTCAAGTCTAATACTGGTTTAGCTAAGTCCCCAACTAAATGTCTTCGTACTCAAGGAAACCATATCTTTATGTCTATCTATGCTGCATTTCAATTAGAGTGTCTGAAATTGAAACACAAGATGAACCATTTTGCTTTGCGCAGTACTATTTATGTCAAAGCTTTGCAACAAGCTATGTGTGAATTACATTTACTCAAGAGTGCGTAACATCAGTTAAATAAGTATTTGTCACAAGCAAAAAACTCTCTCGTCTTATTTGTAAGCTCCGTAAATACCCTAAATAAAGAGCGATTAGGTCTAATAGCACGCTCAAGCTAGTTAACTTAACCAGGAGAAGGTATGGATACTCAAGTAAACTCGCAAGCAGTGAAAGTTTTGGAAGTCGCAGACGATCCTCGTCTTTCTAAAGAAACAAAGGAATTTTTGAAAGTACTAAATTCAGATGGTATAGCTTTAGAGACATTACCTCCACTTGAAGCGCGTCAAGTACTCGTAGATGCACAAGCTACCGTTCAAGTAGACCTTTCAGGCATTGAGGAGTCTGAGAAAACGATTGCTGCTGACGGTTATTCGATTACCCTCAATATCGTGCGTCCTGAAGGTGTTAAAGGCAGATTGCCTGTTTTTATGTTTATTCACGGCGGTGGTTGGGTGCTAGGCGATTACCCGACGCACAAACGCATGGTTCGCGATCTTGTTGTGCTTTCAGGTTTTACGGCTGTCTTTGTCAACTACACTCGAACTCCAGATGCTCAATATCCACAAGCTATTAATGAGATTTATGCAGCTACTAAATGGGTTGCTGAACATGGTGAGGAAATTGGTGTTGATGGCAAAAAGCTGGCAGTCGTTGGAAATAGTGTTGGCGGTAATATGTCGGCGGTAACTACTTTGATGGCGAAAGCAAAAGGGGAACCTGAGATTAAGTTGCAAATCCTGATGTGGCCGATTGTAGACGCTAATTTTGAAACGAATTCTTATCAGCAATTTGGCGAGCAACGTTTTTTGACCACATCTTTGATGAAGTGGATGTATGACTTGTATATTCCTGACTCAGAAAAACGCAAAGACATCTATGCCTCTCCTCTACAGGCTACTATTGAGCAACTCAAAGGCTTGCCTCCAGCGTTAATTCAGCTTGCAGAAAGCGATATCTTGCATGATGAAGGCGAAGCGTATGGACGGAAGTTAGATGAAGCTGGAGTAAACGTGACAACTGTGCGCTATGACGGCATGATTCATGACTTTGGATTGTTGAATAGTTTAGCCGAGCTTCCACCAACTCGTTCTCTTTTTGTTCAAGCTGCTGCTGAACTGAAGAAGCATCTTCATTAGACAACAAGCTTTTTGGTGCTGCGACTGAAATTTATTCTCTTCCTGGTAAAGTTTTGACAATCTTACTTGGCAGGGGAATTTCTGCGCGAGGTTAAGCTTTGGCTGACTTATCCAATTTCTATGGTAGTAGATAAATTTATCTCATTTTACTCAATGACACATCCTAAACATTTTGTTTAATGAAATTTTTCTCATCAAACCTTCATCCACATCCCATCAAAGGTTGTTTTAATGAAATCTAGAGATGAGTTAATCAATTAGTAAAACTTAGGCTAGACGAGATCGCTTCGCTGCTCGCCTTTGGCGAGATCGCTTTTACAAATTTTTTAAAAGTTCAAGCGATGACATCAAACCATCCCATCTTTCATGAAAGGAGTTGAGAATTATGGTCGAACAATCAAAAACTGTTACTAACAATATCGCTCGCGAAGAGCAACGAACAGATAGAACTAAAGCAGCTTTTAGTCTTTTAGATCATTTTGTCAAAGCCTACAATAATGGTGAAACTTATATTAAACGTGGTTTGACATTGTTCGGACTAGGAAGTATTTTGGCTGGAGCTTCTTTTAGCGTTGGTCAACGCTTACCTAATCATAAAGTAACACTTCCTCAAAACTCTTCCGATACTCCTACTGCTAACGTTTCTTCTCCTTCTACCTCTCAAGCACCTGCTCAACCTGCTCCTCAACCTCAAATTATTTATATCACACCACCAACTCAAGCGATCGCTCCAGCATCCCCTACTCCCGAACCTGTAGTTAAAACTCCTCCAATTCAATCACCATCAGTTCCTGAAGAACTATCTCAAGTGAAACAAACATTAGACTCAGTTCAACAAATTTCTGGTGCGATGGCAGATATTCAACAAGACTTCAATCCCTTATTTGAAGGAGAGGACGATTAATTACCAAGATGCAACTCGGAAAACGAAATTTGACAAAATCCTGCTCACTTTTATGTTGTATAGAACATTCTATATAGTTGCCTGTAAACAATAACAATCAAAAACCTTAGCTTTCTTAACACCTAATTACCCTAATTACGTTAAAGTTTAAAATCGAAAATCAGTTTAAATTAGGGAAAAATATCTATGGTTTTAGCAGTCGGAACCGTTGCACCATCCTTTACAACTACAGATGATGAAGGTAATACTGTTTCTTTGTCTGATTTTCAAGGCAAAGTAGTCGTTATGTATTTTTATCCTAAAGATGATACTCCTGGTTGCACCAAACAAGCTCAAAGCTTCCGCGATAATTATGAAGAATATCAAAATAAGGACATGGTAGTCTTAGGAGTCAGCATGGATGACGCAACCTCTCACAAACAATTTAAAGAAAAATACGGCTTACCTTTTAAACTACTTGTAGATAGTAATGGTGCAATTACTAAAGCTTATGATGTTGATGGTGGTGGCTACGCTAAACGAGTAACTTACATTATTGATGGTGAAGGAAAGATTACTCATGTTGATGCTAACGTTAATACTAGCTCTCACGCGCAAGATATTCTTTCTGTAGTTGGCTAGATAATCTCAAAACATTTATTTTGAGGTGGGCAAAATTTTGCCTACCTAATCCTGAAAAAATCATTACATTTCTTGACAATTCTTGACCTTCAAGCTCGTTCTTGCCGTAATCTGAACAAATATTAGAGAAAAAGTTTATTGAGCCAACCCAATTAATATGACCTCGGTTATTCCTCATAAAAAAGCCAAAGCCCTCAAACCTGGTAGTCGTCGTCCTGCGAAAGAACTTTGTAGCGAATGTGGACTGTGCGACACTTATTACATTCATTATGTCAAAGAAGCCTGTGCTTTTCTCAATCAACAAGTAGCCGAATTAGAAGCACAAGCTCACGGGCGCAGTCGAAATTTAGATAATGAGAATGATTGGTATTTTGGGGTACATCAGGAAATGATGGCAGCCCGAAAACAACAACCAATTGCAGGGGCGCAATGGACAGGAATTGTTAGTACCATTGCTTGTGAAATGCTTACTCATGGTTTAGTTGAGGGGGTAGTTTGTGTCCAAAATACCGAGGAAGATCGCTTTCAGCCGAAGCCAATAATTGCCACAACTCCTGAAGAAATTTTAGCAGCGAGGGTCAATAAACCAACTCTTTCTCCTAACCTATCGGTTCTTGAACAAATTGAACAGTCAGGGATGAAGCGGTTGTTAGTGATTGGGGTAGGCTGTCAAATTCAAGCTTTGCGGGTAGTAGAGAAAGAATTAGGGTTAGAAAAACTCTACGTTTTAGGTACTCCTTGTGTGGATAATGTCAGTCGTGAGGGGTTACAAAAATTTTTAGAAACAACTAGTAAATCGCCCGATACCGTAGTTCACTACGAGTTTATGCAAGATTTTCGCGTTCACTTCAAGCATGAAGACGGTTCAGTTGAAAAAGTACCGTTTTTTGGCTTAAAAACCAATCAATTAAAAGATGTCTTTGCACCTTCTTGCATGAGTTGTTTTGATTATGTTAATTCTTTGGCAGATTTAGTTGTGGGTTATATGGGCGCGCCTTTTGGTTGGCAATGGATTGTGGTTCGCAACCAAACAGGTAAAGAAATGCTGGAGTTAGTTCAAGATCAATTAGATACTCAACCAGTTATGTCACACGGCGATCGCAAACAAGCCGTACAACAAAGTATCCCTGCCTATGATAAAGCGGTAACTCTCCCGATGTGGGCAGCTAAAATGATGGGTGTAGTGATTGAAAAAATTGGCCCGAAAGGTTTAGAATACGCCCGATTTTCGATTGATTCTCATTTTACTCGCAATTATCTTTATGTAAAACGCAATCATCCCGAAAAATTAGATGCTCATGTTCCTGAATATGCTAAACGGATTGTGGGGCAGTATCAATTACCAAAATCTTGAGCGTTTTTTTAATTAATAGAAAGATTTCCAAATTTTGAATTTGGATTGAAAAAATAACAACTACTAAAGTCTAGTTAATTAGTGTTATTCTGAACTATTTATTCAGTATGACACTGTTTTTTTTTTACAGTAATTTAGCCTGACTTACTTAAACCCTTGAGCAAAGATTTTAACAAGGTGCAAGCTGATACCAATTCTCAAAAGTAACTGGAGACTTAGTTGAGTTAAATTTTTGATATATCTTTATTTTAGGCTTTTTATCTATCTAGCGACTTTTGAGAAACGATATGAAATTTAGTGGTGGGCGTTTTAGTTTAAATAAACTTATAATCGTGGTTGCTTTACAAACAAAGAGCGACCAGCTTAAATTAAGTGTATTTTATTTTGAGTGCAACGAAAGAGTTAAACAAGAGCTAAATTATTTAAATTTTAATTATTTTTAAGTTTTATTCTCAAAAAAACTCGAATTTTTAACCAGGAATTTTCTTTTAATTCATGCAGCTAAATATTAAGAAGCGTTTGATTTTATTACTTGCTTTAGCTTCGATTGGTTTATTAGCTAGTTTATTGGGAACTAATCTTCGCATACTTGCTCAAACACCACCAAGTCACGAAAACAGTCAACTAGCAACAAATGCTTCACAGACATCTACTATAGAACAACAAGGTAGAAATTTATATATCCAAGGTCAATGGATTAGAGCGATCGCTCTTTGGCAACAAGCTGTTCGTAGTTATGCTAGTCAAGGAGATTTAATCAGTCAGGGAAGAGTTTTGACTAATCTGGCTCTTGCTTATCAGCAATTAGGAAACTGGCAACAAGCACAGCAAAGTATTAAGAGTAGTTTTAAATTATTAGACCAAATTTCGGGTAATTCAGAGGCAAAACAGCATTTAACTGCCCAAATTTTTAATAATCAAGGTATCTTACAACTAGAACAAGGTCAAGCGGAAGACGCGATCGCTTCTTGGCAGCAAGCTACAGAAGTTTATCAGCAACTAAATGATCGAGAAGGAGTAATTCGTGCCACGATCAATCAAGCTAGTGCTTTTAAAGCTTTGGGTTTATATCGTCGTGCTGCCAAAACTTTAGAGTTAGCTAATCAAAATTTAGTCGAACAACCAGCTTCTTTAGTTAAAGCGGTGAGTTTAAGAAGTTATGGGGATATTCTGCGTTTAGTAGGCGATCTTCCCAAAGCAAAAGAAGCGGTAACAGAAAGTTTAACTATTGCCACTCAATTGAAATCTTTAGATGACGAAGCTAAAGCTAAATTGAGTTTGGGTAATATTTTGTGGGCAAATGACAAATATCAAGAAGCTTTGGAATATTACCAACAAGGATTACTTACTTGTCAAGCAAGTTTTGTTTGTGCCAATAGTAATTTACCTCTACAAATTAACTTGGCCCAATTTAATTTATTATTGGATACGCAATTTTGGCAAAGATCTCAAGAATTAATTCCAGAAATTCAAGCTAGTCTAGCTAATTTGTCTTTGAGTCAAACTAATATTTATCAGCAAATTAGTTTTGTTAACAGCATCATTAAACTCAGGCAAAAAGCCCAACAAGAAGGTCTAAATTTAAGTAATATTCCTAGTTGGCAAGAAATTAGTCAAATACTTAAGCTTGCCATCGAAAAATCTCAACATTTAGGCTTATCAAGAGCAGAATCCTATGCAGTAGGTTTACTCGGTCAAATAGCAGAACTTCAGCAACAATGGTTTGAAGCAGAAAATTTAAGCAAACAAGCATTAATGATTGCTCAGACAATCAATGCACCAGAGATTAGTTATCTTTGGGAATGGCAATTGGGTAGGATACTCCAAGCACAAGGAGATCGCAAAGGCGCAATTGGTTTTTATGCTCAAGCATTAGACTTGCTCAAATCTCTTAGTCAAGATTTAGTGGCGATCGATCCAGATATTCAATATTCTTTTCGATCAAGTGTCGAACCAGTTTATCGAGGTTTAGTCAGTTTATTATTAGAATCTCAACCTCAAACACAACTTACTCAAACTAATTTAATTCAAGCTAGAGACACGATTGAATCACTTCAAGTAGCTGAATTACATAATTTTTTCCGTGAAGCTTGCTTAGACGCTCAACCAGTTAACATAGACCAAGTAGATCCTAAATCGGCAGTAATCTATCCAATTATTTTACGCGATCGCTTGGAAGTAATTGTTAGTATTCCTCGACAACCTCTTTATCATTTCTCAACCAAAATCCCTCAACCAGAGTTGGAAAAAGTAATTGAAACAATGCGTCAAACCATTGTGATCCGTAGTCGAAGAGATTTTTATTCTCCTGCGCAACAACTTTATAATTGGTTAATTCGTCCAGCTTTACCCCAATTAGTCAAACATCAAATCAAAACCATTGTCTTTGTTCCCGA includes these proteins:
- a CDS encoding cobalamin biosynthesis protein M, whose protein sequence is MHIPDGFIPPSLCIAGYALTGGVTWYCLRKINRTTNPTEQIPKASLLTAAFFVASLIHIPLPPSSLHLVLNGMMGTLLGYYAFPAILIGLFFQAVMFQHGGLSTLGVNAAMMGIPALLAYHLFQLRNRINHKKQLWTRILAALAGAVSLGLSALIFVVITITNISQDLNVQTEKNLILFSLVGYLIQALLEGIFTMMLVVFLDKVKPEILKG
- a CDS encoding cobalt ABC transporter, inner membrane subunit CbiQ, which encodes MKLALDRYAYLNSPIHQWQQTYKFVGLLGLIFAFAFVQKIILLPVILVISVIIYGLAKLPFTFLISRLRYPGWFILSVVILLPFLAGDTVIWQLGWLAIKQEGLKATFLVSVRFFCILTVSLVLFGTAPFLTSIRAIRSLGLPPIMVDMTLLAYRYLEQLGDMLVTMQRAIKLKGFDNKKLNYRNLKILSQLTGSLLIRSYEQSQRVYQAMVLRGYGYQNKPKNSGVTIKNITRDRYSFTAMMICLALSLLLVLAEVVLSISY
- a CDS encoding putative cobalt ABC transporter family, ATP-binding protein codes for the protein MKELTKIFSKDQLNVTALQVSNLCFNYQQNYTALTDINLKIGLGESVGLIGANGAGKTTLFFNLCGVMTPSYGEIKLFNRLVKPGEFRSEIGLVFQNPEDQLFCPTVRDDIAFGPENMGLSPQEVQHRVDEALSLTGVSHLADRIPYQLSGGEKCMVAIASVLAMRPKILLYDEPSANLDLRARRKLIDFLKTSAETIMISSHDLELILEVCDRVILLNQGRVVADGVPAKIMSDRVLMEANGLEVPHSLTHERKQ
- a CDS encoding Short-chain dehydrogenase/reductase SDR; translation: MTLLAGIDKINVLIVGASRGIGLGFVRQLLLEPRITKIYATYRDQESAIELISLVEQFGDRLVTLGLDVTNESQIATAVAKINSEITQLHLVINCVGILHEDKLQPEKSLKQIDPEHLIRYFQVNSIGSVLLAKYLLPLLRHKQPSIFAAISAKIGSIGDNQLGGWYGYRASKAALNMFMKTVAIEYSRRCPQTIVVTLHPGTTDTELSQPFQKNVPPEKLFPVEKTVNQLLVVLAKLGLNDSGKFFSWDGKVLPW
- a CDS encoding transposase IS4 family protein, coding for MLRKSYNTRMDKKLLELYSDYIISSFGQITATGLSRVLEGSISHDKITRFLSAKDLESRELWKLVKPVVREYEQEDGVLIVDDTIEKKPHTQENELVCWHHDHQENRSVKGINIINYVYSVEDISLPIGFDVVKKSIKFCEVKTKKEKRKATATKNELTRNQLKICSQNQLKYRYVLADSWFSSKENMAFICQDLDKHLIMALKSNRTVALSEENKKQGCFTRIDELNWSEDGLKDWTFLFSSIVKSLKTKMAVLVFCIWLVVI
- a CDS encoding Alpha/beta hydrolase fold-3 domain protein; protein product: MDTQVNSQAVKVLEVADDPRLSKETKEFLKVLNSDGIALETLPPLEARQVLVDAQATVQVDLSGIEESEKTIAADGYSITLNIVRPEGVKGRLPVFMFIHGGGWVLGDYPTHKRMVRDLVVLSGFTAVFVNYTRTPDAQYPQAINEIYAATKWVAEHGEEIGVDGKKLAVVGNSVGGNMSAVTTLMAKAKGEPEIKLQILMWPIVDANFETNSYQQFGEQRFLTTSLMKWMYDLYIPDSEKRKDIYASPLQATIEQLKGLPPALIQLAESDILHDEGEAYGRKLDEAGVNVTTVRYDGMIHDFGLLNSLAELPPTRSLFVQAAAELKKHLH
- a CDS encoding hypothetical protein (conserved hypothetical protein) codes for the protein MVEQSKTVTNNIAREEQRTDRTKAAFSLLDHFVKAYNNGETYIKRGLTLFGLGSILAGASFSVGQRLPNHKVTLPQNSSDTPTANVSSPSTSQAPAQPAPQPQIIYITPPTQAIAPASPTPEPVVKTPPIQSPSVPEELSQVKQTLDSVQQISGAMADIQQDFNPLFEGEDD
- a CDS encoding alkyl hydroperoxide reductase/ Thiol specific antioxidant/ Mal allergen → MVLAVGTVAPSFTTTDDEGNTVSLSDFQGKVVVMYFYPKDDTPGCTKQAQSFRDNYEEYQNKDMVVLGVSMDDATSHKQFKEKYGLPFKLLVDSNGAITKAYDVDGGGYAKRVTYIIDGEGKITHVDANVNTSSHAQDILSVVG
- a CDS encoding coenzyme F420 hydrogenase/dehydrogenase beta subunit domain protein translates to MTSVIPHKKAKALKPGSRRPAKELCSECGLCDTYYIHYVKEACAFLNQQVAELEAQAHGRSRNLDNENDWYFGVHQEMMAARKQQPIAGAQWTGIVSTIACEMLTHGLVEGVVCVQNTEEDRFQPKPIIATTPEEILAARVNKPTLSPNLSVLEQIEQSGMKRLLVIGVGCQIQALRVVEKELGLEKLYVLGTPCVDNVSREGLQKFLETTSKSPDTVVHYEFMQDFRVHFKHEDGSVEKVPFFGLKTNQLKDVFAPSCMSCFDYVNSLADLVVGYMGAPFGWQWIVVRNQTGKEMLELVQDQLDTQPVMSHGDRKQAVQQSIPAYDKAVTLPMWAAKMMGVVIEKIGPKGLEYARFSIDSHFTRNYLYVKRNHPEKLDAHVPEYAKRIVGQYQLPKS